In the genome of Oncorhynchus mykiss isolate Arlee chromosome 18, USDA_OmykA_1.1, whole genome shotgun sequence, one region contains:
- the susd5 gene encoding sushi domain-containing protein 5, which produces MMARRIDRNLVSLSMFGYLVWLTVVSVVHADGRVFLLDQRNTSDSGGLAEAEHACASHDARLASAEELRHAVVECSFSPCTRGWLDGGSVGTTVCSNLGSALKAVDVKIENTTEDNTHLDVFCVKDKGVPCGDPPAFPNTHLQGHTGFEMGDELLYSCLPGHVLPSGHSAFSLLCDSCGEWYGLVQLCVKDKTEAHIDYEDKFTDDDHHLSYDTPTEEEDTQEEPVEEEVQEETAYVNVEEDTGEEGRRDQEQQEASFSMTEVEEQDVETGGEEEVQGGEELSVGEEEQQEENVGEGLVTGRKEEELEDSTDHPVDEEKQEEEQEEGMGMSEATEAPVSLLSQKHLFWFPSEAFQEAGHVEPTHPPVTQDTPPEGDNRVRASGSESEESKEDNSQPEETKDHDSHEGQFQQPIDHNDHDDHEDDVDHEHIDREYDHDDRTDPDHDESSEQDHVVEHLDHDDPDTHDGHEHDNHESYDSEEAHREDQGEHKEDDHEKGGAYDNGHDEHYNMGEHEEDDRIQYHSHGEHDDHEDHDHDDVTDHHDDDDHDHSDPSDHHDDHEDQDHVHDHDHLDDHEDQDHDHNDQDDHGHDDHDHDDHEDGHVVPPIGMTTGEPQNVTQEAAGGEPTASTDETWLDGYPVSQEETDTDKVGGGSTEEEVEPEVREEEEEGLVVVGVTDRPNEVEMSRPVPFTGVPQVPLSPTQEADPVEQDQDQVGGLSHKASPDSPLSPEATSSDSYSADYTTPSLTSSLDDVTPRNAARPSPTDSWETTDHVHPFLEHGPAPTAWTDDVIDEEERGAEHNLTRHSGEREGEEGEREGKTGEAGCTGGEEDCPPPPPPPSGRGPTVAAIVIAVCTVALAAAVGAWCYRRKQQKSSMYEMNGKGQSHSRHGQQIEMQQKV; this is translated from the exons GACTACAGTGTGTAGTAACTTGGGCAGTGCTCTGAAGGCAGTGGATGTGAAGATAGAGAACACTACAGAGGACAACACACACCTGGATGTCTTCTGTGTCAAAGACAAGG GTGTTCCATGTGGAGACCCCCCTGCGTTCCCCAACACGCATCTCCAGGGCCACACCGGGTTTGAGATGGGGGACGAGCTGCTGTACTCCTGTCTACCTGGTCATGTGTTGCCCAGCGGCCACTCAGCCTTCAGCCTGCTGTGTGACAGCTGTGGAGAGTGGTACGGACTGGTACAGCTTTGTGTAAaag ACAAGACAGAGGCCCACATTGACTATGAAGATAAGTTCACTGATGACGATCACCACCTCTCCTACGACACCCCTACTGAGGAGGAGGACACACAGGAGGAACCGGTAGAAGAGGAGGTGCAAGAGGAGACAGCATATGTCAATGTGGAGGAGGACACAGGAGAAGAGGGGCGCAGGGATCAGGAGCAGCAGGAGGCCAGCTTCAGCATGACGGAAGTAGAGGAGCAGGATgtggagacgggaggagaggaggaagtgcagggaggagaggagctgtctgtgggagaggaggagcagcaggaggagaacGTGGGGGAAGGACTGGTGACtggaagaaaggaggaggagcTGGAAGACTCGACAGACCATCCCGTCGATgaggagaagcaggaggaggagcaggaggaggggatgggcaTGTCGGAGGCGACTGAGGCGCCCGTCTCCCTGCTTTCCCAGAAGCACCTGTTCTGGTTCCCCTCAGAGGCCTTCCAGGAGGCGGGACATGTGGAACCCACCCACCCGCCAGTCACACAGGACACACCCCCTGAGGGAGACAACCGTGTCAGGGCCTCCGGCAGCGAATCAGAGGAGAGCAAGGAAGACAACAGCCAACCAGAGGAGACAAAGGATCATGACAGCCATGAGGGTCAATTCCAACAACCAATTGACCACAATGACCATGATGACCACGAAGATGATGTTGACCATGAACATATTGACCGTGAATATGATCACGACGATCGAACAGATCCTGACCACGATGAAAGTTCTGAACAAGACCATGTTGTTGAACACCTTGACCACGATGATCCTGACACCCATGATGGCCATGAACATGACAACCATGAAAGCTATGATAGTGAAGAGGCCCACCGTGAGGACCAAGGAGAACACAAGGAGGATGACCATGAGAAGGGGGGTGCGTATGATAACGGACACGACGAGCATTACAACATGGGTGAACACGAGGAGGATGACCGCATTCAATATCACAGCCACGGTGAACATGATGATCATGAAGACCATGACCACGATGATGTAACGGATCACCATGACGATGATGATCATGACCACTCAGATCCTAGCGATCACCACGATGACCATGAAGACCAAGACCATGTCCACGACCATGATCACCTTGATGACCATGAAGACCAAGACCATGACCATAACGATCAAGATGAtcatggccatgatgaccatgACCACGACGACCATGAAGATGGCCATGTAGTCCCTCCCATTGGAATGACAACAGGCGAGCCTCAGAATGTAACCCAGGAGGCGGCGGGAGGAGAACCCACAGCCAGCACAGATGAAACCTGGTTGGACGGCTACCCTGTCAGTCAGGAGGAGACTGACACTGATAAAGTGGGAGGCGGCTCCACAGAGGAAGAGGTGGAGCCTGAGGtgcgagaggaggaagaggagggtcttgTGGTTGTCGGGGTGACGGACCGGCCCAATGAGGTGGAGATGAGTCGTCCCGTCCCATTCACGGGCGTCCCTCAGGTCCCCCTGTCCCCCACGCAGGAGGCGGACCCTGTAGAGCAGGATCAGGACCAGGTGGGAGGACTAAGCCATAAAGCCTCACCCGACTCACCCCTCTCCCCTGAGGCCACATCCTCAGATTCCTATTCAGCCGACTACACCACGCCctctctgacatcatcactggaCGACGTCACCCCCAGAAACGCTGCCAGGCCTTCTCCCACAGACTCCTGGGAAACCACGGATCATGTGCACCCCTTTCTGGAGCACGGCCCCGCCCCCACGGCGTGGACTGATGATGTCATTGACGAGGAGGAACGTGGAGCCGAGCACAACCTGACTCGACACagcggggagagggagggggaggaaggggagagggaaggcAAGACAGGGGAGGCAGGGTGTACCGGAGGTGAGGAGGActgccctcctccccctcctcccccctccggCAGGGGGCCCACGGTGGCGGCCATTGTCATTGCTGTGTGCACGGTTGCCCTGGCAGCCGCCGTCGGTGCGTGGTGTTACCGACGGAAACAGCAGAAGAGCTCAATGTACGAGATGAACGGGAAGGGTCAGAGTCACAGCAGACATGGACAACAGATAGAGATGCAACAGaaggtctaa
- the LOC110496507 gene encoding cartilage-associated protein, with product MATSSTPLISLLLFAVSVTIVFCQYEKYSFRSFPRNELMPLDSAYKYALDQYTGEKWQETVDYLEVSLRLYRLLRDSEAFCNLNCSSVRLDNEEKFTDFPELRVFGNVMKRAQCLKRCKQGLPAFRQTMPSRDTVEEFEKREPYKYLQFAYFKSDNLAKAVSAAHTFLLKHPDDEMMQRNMAYYRTLPGAEEHLTDLETKSYEMLFVRAVRAYNGDNYRTSVSDMELALRDFFKVYDECLAASEGAREVKDFKDFYPSIADHYTEVLERKVRCEAELTPVVGGFIVEKFVATMYHYLQFAYYKLNDLKNAVPCVTSYMLFDPSDEVMKNNVVYYQYHRDKYGLSDEDFLPRSEAVRYLNQTTMQLEMLEFSRQHLASDDEGEVMEFLDEFLDA from the exons ATGGCAACCTCCAGCACTCCGCTAATCTCTCTGCTTCTATTCGCGGTTTCCGTTACAATAGTCTTCTGTCAATACGAGAAATATAGCTTCCGGAGTTTTCCACGTAATGAACTAATGCCGCTGGACTCCGCGTATAAATACGCGCTGGACCAGTACACCGGAGAGAAATGGCAGGAGACAGTTGACTATCTCGAGGTCTCTCTCCGGTTGTACAGGCTGCTCAGGGACAGCGAGGCCTTCTGCAACCTCAACTGCAGCTCAGTACGACTTGACAACGAGGAGAAGTTTACCGACTTCCCGGAGCTGCGTGTGTTTGGTAACGTTATGAAGAGGGCCCAGTGTCTCAAGCGGTGCAAACAGGGGCTGCCCGCCTTCAGACAGACCATGCCCAGCCGGGACACCGTGGAGGAGTTCGAGAAACGGGAACCATATAAATACCTGCAGTTCGCCTACTTCAAA tCTGATAACCTGGCCAAGGCAGTGTCTGCTGCCCACACCTTCCTCCTGAAGCACCCTGATGATGAGATGATGCAGAGGAACATGGCCTACTACAGGACTCTACCTGGAGCTGAAGAACACCTCACAGACCTGGAGACCAAGTCCTACGag ATGTTGTTTGTGCGAGCAGTGCGTGCGTATAACGGTGATAACTACCGTACCTCAGTGTCAGACATGGAGCTGGCTCTAAGGGATTTCTTCAAGGTCTACGACGAATGTCTGGCTGCTTCAGAAGGAGCCAGGGAGGTCAAAGACTTCAAAGACTTCTACCCCTCCATTGCTG accactacACAGAGGTGTTGGAGAGGAAGGTGAGGTGTGAGGCCGAGCTGACTCCTGTGGTTGGAGGATTCATCGTAGAGAAGTTTGTAGCAACCATGTACCACTACCTACAGTTCGCCTATTACAAAC tgaatGACCTGAAGAACGCGGTTCCGTGTGTGACCAGCTACATGTTATTTGACCCCAGTGATGAGGTGATGAAGAACAACGTGGTGTATTACCAGTACCACAGAGACAAATACGGACTCAGCGACGAAGATTTCTTACCTAGAtcg gaggCAGTACGGTACTTGAACCAGACCACCATGCAGCTAGAGATGCTTGAGTTCTCCAGACAACACCTAGCGAGCGATGAcgag ggggAAGTGATGGAGTTTCTAGATGAGTTCCTGGATGCTTAG